The genome window ATTtcttaatatgaaataattttgtagttaagaaattaatttgattatgcAGAAATAGCTTAGAAATTTAAAGTCTATTTCCTATTGAAATCTGAATTTATAGTAGTAATAGGATGCTTTCGAGTGTAACATGTTTTATTAATGATTctataacatacataaataagttCCATTAAAGTTGTTCCTCGCTTACTCATAGTCTCAAAAATAAGATGATTACGAGAGTGGTTTGAATTGTATTCTAGTAGACAGCTAATATGTCTCTACTCTGCTTTCTTGCAATAAATCAGAATAACAATTGAGTAAAGATTGGAGACTATTTGAACTTTTAATAGAATATGTTTACTTCTATTCTAGGCGGCACGAGATTTAATTTCTGCCTAAGTCGTGTGCTCGTTATCAACAAGATAGAATACGTTGAACTATAATTCTAAGATGTTGACTGATTACTAAAGTGAGAGAAGACAATACTAAACCATAATGATAAACTATTTTGATGCAGCTTGAGATGTTACTTGACCTACTGCTTGAAGTTGATGAAGACAGAGATTACTGTGTTTACTAGTTATAAATGACAACAAGCAAGTGCATATGagtttgtaatattatttattaatgcatttatttatagcgaAATACATAAACACACTTATCTATCCGTCTGTACATGTATATGTGAATATCACTTGAGCTTACAATCTATTAAAATGATTAATCAATGTGCTTACAATAACTGCGCGCATTAAGAGAACTTGCTGTAAGTTGCAAAGTCATCAATGTGCAATTTGTACTCCCTCAGATTGATGTCGGACCAAAGATCAAATTCTCGTATAACGTCGGCGGTCATCTCATCTTTGTGGCTGCCCACAACACCGCGACGCACAAACCTGTGTGGAGCAACACTTTTTACCGCTATAGCTTCGAGATGCCAGTTGCCACAAATTCTACAGCATTGCTTACCTGAACTCCTCCACTTCGCGTCCGGCTGCCGCCTTCATGCTCTCGAATTCCTTGGCATGATTGCAGGCCGGATTGTCTCGCATGCTCTCAAAGGACAAATGCTGGATCATCTGCTGCCTTTGCTCCACGCTAACGGGACGTTGCAGAAAATGCGCCACATCTTTGATGACCTCGTCGAGTTGCGTCTTCATGCGTTCATAGCTGGTGAAATAGATGTGATCCCTGTGGCGCAGCTGCCAAAAGTCGAGCACATGTGGCCAGCAGGGCGTAAAGTTCACATAGCCATCGATGAAGGAGTGCATAAAGTCCGCCTTCGTGCCCTGATATCCAACCATTCCCCGCCAGTGATGGAAATACGAAATGGCTGCATCCTTGGGATTGCGATACACATAGATAATCTTGGGCTTCTTGGTCCATACCTGGCGAGGCAGCAGCCAAGCGGGCAAATGTGATTTGATCAATCGTGGCGAACTCAAAGCATTCGCCGCTTCGATGGTGTCGTGTGGCACATTTGGCACAACGCCATTGAATCTGTGTTGAGTTCGAAATAGTTGTTAAAATCTTCTCATAAATGCAGTGAACTTTAACTTACTCCAAAAAGGGCGAACGTATGGTGAGATCCACGCTCTTGGCTGTGTCAAAGTCACAGTTATTCAGCACCAGCCAACTGAGCTCCTGCATCCAAGTGGTGCCGCACTTGGGCAGCGTCACTATCCACACATCATCCTCGCGCACCTCGAACTCATACACGCGATCCAGCACAGACTGAAATGTATCCGCCAGGCGGCAGAAGCGATGCTCCCACTGACCCACCACAGGCACGCCGGGCTCGCTGCTGGCATAGATCGAGGAGTAACCACCGCTGATGGCCAGTTTGTCGATCTGCTCGAAGGGCACGCTCCGCGCAAAGAAACTCGACTGCGGCATAATGGAGATTACGATTTAAATTCCTCTTCAGTATTTTTCAAGTTTCAATTCGTTTGCTAAGTTTGAATTCAGTCGCGTTCAACCGATCAGCTCAACAGTCGCAGCCACATTGAACGCAGCTCTCAGCGCAGCGAGAAATCAGCGGCAGAATTTCTCAACGCTGCGCTCAGCCCAAAGAGGTGCTCAAGTGATCGTGTTTGCGATCGTGATCGCTAGCAGCTAAACTGTTACTTTGGTTAATAATCACTAGCGAACTGCTTTGAGAAGGTGATGTGGAAGTAATAAAGTTTTCGTTAGTGAGCCCCTAAgacaataataattgatttttcaaTAAGAAGCTATTGTCGAATTAGcgactgtttatttttatgatttactAAGCTACGCCcactttttgtatttacttttttaagaCACTCAATAGCTTTTCATCATGCAACTGTTTGTAAATCTCAAATTAGTCaaactatattaattaaatcatCATGAAATGTTCGATAAATTGTTCCAAATATGATAACTAAAAGTCTGCGAAATAATTAGAAAGACATTGCGGAAATATCGTGACAAGTTTTTAGAGCTCAACTCGATCGAATACAAGTAGTGATagtaaaattgcattaaaataaatttaatggtAATTTGTTCATATTATAAATGATACTTTCAGTTTCCTGTGTCTGATCACATCTCTAATTGGTCTTCACTCCCCGTTTATGTGTGTATCCGTATTATATAATGGACACAACGAACGGCTTTGAGCTTTGTAAACAGACTCGTTTTCTGTTGGCGTcttcgattttgattttcgAAATGCAATATATACCTGAATGTGTTGTGTGAGGTAAGACTTTCTTTCGTTACTGGGTGTGCTCTCTTTTTTCATCGAGCGGCAAAAGaaagttttttgtgtgtgtgtggtgctAACCACACGTTGTCaactgttttttgtttgtttacctTTTTGTGATGTTGTCTTTCATATCGAAGGTGAAATTATGCGTACATCGTTGTTCAGCAATTTGGCCCAAAAGAATCGAAGTCATGCCTGGGAAGTAGTTAAACAGGTTGTTTGAATGCCGAACGTAAGCAAACATTGACGCACAATGAAATCGGACATAAAGGGAAGTCGAATCTTATATAGAAAGTATATCTATATGTGACTTCCACAAACATTGTCGTCATCTACCCGAAGATATTCTAATTTGTAACCTTGACCCAATGAGATAAATGTAAATTCCACTTTCCCATTTCGGGTTTTCTGTTGACATTGGAATGAGAATAACGATATCGCCCTATTTGTATTATGTATTTGCGTTTTTATTCgcgtttttgtttgtttttttgtttttacaataaatttgaCTAAATCTTAACATTTATAATCCTTAACCTGCAAGGAGCAAACAGATGTAGTAACAAATATACgcgtaagtatgtatgtagttcTTTTGTATAAAGATTTCcagattttgttgttgaaacAAACTGGATCGATCTAGTTGTAAGTATTTAGTAATAGAAATTTTTGAAGCATTTGTTTAAAGAGCtcgtatttaaaaataattgtttctttttcgctttcattttgttgttttttttttgttttttctttttttttttgtttgtaaatacTTATTAAGATGCGTATGCATGTCAtttgcacacatacacaaacgtacgttaaacacacacattaacaacaataaacgtatgtatatatgcacTCTCGTATATCTGTATTTGTGTAcagtctctgtgtgtgtgtttgtatgtgtgtgtgatggatttagaaaactttttgacaaatttgcatttggttCTTGGGTTCGAGTCGCGTTTATAAACTGtatcaaaaatgtttataacaGATACAAATAACAGTGTGAATGTTGAATGTGTTCTTTGATATAGTGTTCCgcgtgcacacacacactctctcacacacacacacatatatgtgtacatatatacatacatacatatataataataatatataaatatattctttgaATATGCTTATGCTTCGTAAAAgttgtatataaattgtatatatcaTAATATACTCTTATTATTCTGCCtttgctttcatttatttaccatactttcaatttcattttcattttcatgttgtttattttaacaaGAACGTATTATCGATTCGTATTAATTTACTTGttatataatgtataatatGTAATTTGTTCAGTCAATTAGATAAAAAAGATTTCAAAAAGGATTCACTTAATTATAAATGGTTTTGCATGTAGCTTGATTCTTCATAGATTTACATCAATATTaatcatatatagtatatatatatatattgtaggTATATGGGATAGTTCATAATATTGTGTAGATAGAAGGTAATTGTAACGGGCCCCATAGATTGTTTTCACACGTTACGTTTTTTGTGGATtcgaatttgttgttgttgctttgctaatcagatatttttttatatgtagtTATAGCATTGTAGATGTCTAATACTAGCCATAGTTCGTTTGCACTCTGCACTTCTTAGCATACCATCATTCTTTTTTCATTCCTGGagacacatacactcacacacacatgctcacacactcatacagCCGTCTTCTAGCTATGGCCTTGATATTGTGccttaatttaaaatttagtttggACATTTAAACTATGTGGTAGATATTTATGCCATTTAATAGAGATTGTCATCGTGTGTGAAAGGGTGGGGAGTAGAAGGAATATATGTAGACACACATACTACTACACATTGTACATGTATAGATGCAGTATGCAAGTGTTGATTATGCTTTTTTTATACCATTTTAGGTACTCTTGAGCGCACGCCTTGCTGCCTCCCTCCGAAGAGGAGCAGCAGGATTTCACTATGTTTGCTAGTTGttgtattttccttttttttgttgtatttgtattttgtattttattcatatataGCAAAACGACAAACagacacactcactcacacacaagcACGCATTCACGCAGTCAGTCACAcatacaatttgttgtttgtttttgtgatgttacttaaatattaaattttgagtCCAGCccaataatttttgttttttttttagttttttgtttttgctcttcAAACATTTGCGAcagtttttttgtatttgttagcCTGCATGTGtactgtctgtgtgtgtgtgtgttgtagtATATCCTTTTGCACATCCTTtggcacactcacacacacacacatgtacgtACACAAGGCAGTTGTGGAAGCGTTATTTAGTCGAGATATGTGTATGCAACAAACGACAAGAAGACAAGAACATTCTATGCAGATCTATGCCGAGAGAGTGCGACGCAAGTTGCAGCTCCTAGACCGGCTGCGCCGGCACTAGAGCATATCCTCCATTTCGTTCTCGCCAATTGTGGATGTGGCAGGCGCCTGGGCCGGCAGCGGCTTCAGAAAACCCGAGAATATTCTCCGGAAAGCCGTATGCTATTTGGAATTGGACGGCTTGTTGCCCACAGGCGGCTGCTTGGCCATTATATCGGCCAGCGTGTTCACGCCCTGCTCATCATATTTCTTCCACTGTGAGTAGTTGATCTGCATGCACGTGATCAGCTGTGGCATGTCAATGAAACCTGCCGGGAGACAAAGTATAAGTACAATAAGAAACAATCATAATCTGAGATCAACTTACTGTCCCAGGCGTGCATCATGTCCTGTATTATGTATTCGATGAAACCAATTTGGCTCTTTGGTATGCTGCATGTGGCACGATCGAACATGGGCATCACGATGGGCAGATGCCGCTGCTTCTCCTCGTCCGTCTGCATAAAGTACTCCTCGGCAATGCGACGCGCCCACTCGATGCAGTACTGCATTGGCCGGGCGGGATTGCTCACATCGGCCACCTTGATGAGCATGCGACGCATGAGTATCGAGGTCTCCTCCTCCGACTGCACCAGCTGCAAATAAAAGCAGGAAAAAAGTAGTTTAATATACTTTACAAAATACAATGTCAAAGCAAGTTTACTAGAACATTTCATTCTTGAATGTTCTTATTAATGGGAGGAATTAttcttaaacaaaataaactgtTGAAACGAATTTCAAAGAACTGCCTTCAAcaaatttgaagaaaattcttttaaatgcAGAACTTTGTACTTGATCCGTGAATTTTGCAAATGCTTAACTAGagaacacaaaacaaaaatgattgaAGCATTTTGTCTAACGATTCATTCTTGTATGTTCTAGCTTTTGGGATGAATCGGCCTTAAAAGATTACAATactaaaatgaattttaaaattcaataaaatcaagaattaaGTTTACAATTAGCAAACGCTAAATATAATAGAGAATTATAAAGCACAATTGAGTTTATCGAGCCTAAAAGttcatatttaaacaattctTAAAATGCCAACGTTCTTAAATCACGAATTTTAAGAATGTTCTGAATGCCACATGCATTTCTTTCTTGAATcttgaattcaattttcagTTCTAGTTTTGACATCGAAAATTCTTGACTAAAGAACGAATGAACTCGCTATATTGCTTAGCTTTATTTGTTACGTACCTCACGCGGTTCAACCTCGCTGCCAAAGACGCTAACAAACTTGGCCAAGTGCTCAAAGTGACGCGTCATTTCGGTGGCCAAAATCATATCGATAATTGTGCTGCGCGCTGACTTGTAAGTTTCCTTATCGAGGTTCTTAAATATGTTGATCTTGTCATCACCTGCAgttatatcaaatattataataatccGTTTAAGTTTCTGAGATCTTGAACTTACCCAGCGTCAACTTGAAAGTGATGGCCGCATGATGATTCTCCAGCACTGTTAGATCGTTATATAATATAGCCAGCGGATTGTTCGAATTAGAGAGAAAGGCTGAGGAACGCCCCGGATGATCGACATCGTGGGCAGCGGCCGCAATCAAGGCGGTGGCCTCGTCCATTCGATCCATTACCATCTCTCTGTTGGTCAGCTGTGTGATGAACGCGCCCGTTGCCTGCAAATTGGATAACAATtgtgataataataatagtgaaTTTTTTGGGGGGAGACAGATAAGCATATGGCTATTGGAAAATTCTTCCATCACGCACCTGCATAACATCTGCGGCGTGTGTGCTGTTGTGATATGTGTTGCTCTTATGATAGTGTGCCTCGATAACGGCCAGCCAGGCCTTGCATACGTTCTCATCAATATTCAGTGTGGCAAAGACATCGAAGCGCCGGAACATTTCCATGCCCAAGTACAGCAGTGGATGGTTATCGGTGATCTCTtccaatttgaaaatatcaaagTCCCAGCTAAGAGATTCTTCAAGCAGTTCCATGACAATCGGATTTGCCTAATATAGGAAATTTAACAGAtattaatgttttaaatatgatataattgcatacttaaataaaatgtcgATAATACCATAAAAATGCAGTTATCTGCAATTCATTATCTGTAAGatcataattcaattattgtaagtgctaatataaaatgttgatatttacacaaaaatcAAGGCAATTATctgtaatatataattaatataatcaactttacttttatgcatatttattattcttttaagccaatgaataaaaaaatgatcGTGCTACAACTTAACGGCAGCTGTGTGCTTAGCTGCAACTTTTTATGAAAAACTAATCATTCatttcaactatttatttaGCGAATAAGTGATTGTATTTAACTACTGAGAGGAGAGAAAATCCCAAATTAAAGTAATAGTCTCTAATGTGCCGTTAAACGCAATGCATTTAAGTTAAAAGAGAGAGTTTAGAGCCAATAATCTTCTTTATGTACAATTTGTGTACAATTTTATACAATGCACTAAAATAAACAATCTTTGTGCCAATAACTACATTTACTTATAATTAGTTGCATTATTATGAacttgcaattaaatatagtTGCAGTTATCGACAATATACACTATACGTACTTAGTACAATCGTAAACTTACCTTCATCTTGGCGGGCACAATCGCAGTGCGCGTAGAGTTGCCAGTGCGGATGATGGAGTCATTCGAGCTGCGACGGGACGAGTAAACGCTGGGGCCCTGAAAGTGGAAAGTTTCCATTTATTAAAGAGAGGATACCCATGAGGATTTGTTGTCTAGCTCACCGTTAAGAGAGCGCCAATTAGATCGGTTGCGATGGGATCATCGGTGCGTATCTCCTTCATTTGGGGACTGTAGAGTCCCTCGCGTTTGAGGAACTCCAAGACCTTGTCGATGAGGCGTGCCTCGTCGGCTGAACAATTCTCCTGTACTTGTGATAGTAAATTGATTATCTAAAGTGCGAGTGCGCAGTTTGTGTGTTGGTTTTGACCAGAGTTTGTTGatcgttttgttttcattcatttttatggtttgtttgatttcatttgatttgtgatttttgatttgttttaatagtttttggttttttatatttgtttttttttttattacaagcGACGCGCAGCGAGCAAAACAAACgaacgagcgagcgagcgaacgTGCGAACGATTGGAACCagttcatatatgtatgtacaatattattaccatcattattattattgtaattcatATTAGGTATTATCATTAACCAttatcgttattattattattattattgtgtgtgttgagttttTTTTAGCATGAGAGTTGGTTCAAGTTGTTCAAGTACACACATAacataaaagtaaaaagagaacataacaaataagagataaaaagagaataaatgtaaaaacaatagttttagtattttgtgcaatttcgaactgttgttgctgtagttgttgacTGTTTTTGGTTAATCAATTTGGCTGACTGAgtattgaatttttgttttggaattAGTACGTGttaaataatatgcaaaagtATTATCAAAAAACATTGTGCCATTAGATACGAATTATTAACTGATTATTAGTCTCAATTTTGCAGTTGCCATTGGAGTTCAGCTCATAAATCGTTGCAAAGTGCGAACTAGTTGAGCACAACTGCAGGGCACTGTAAATTTCatgtgtttgcgtgtgtgcaagtgcgtgtgtgtgcgctgtatttttttgtagtgcGTTGTTGCTAAATGCTGAACGAAATTGAACACACatcagacacacatacacacacacacacacacacacacaccacgaGCACGGACGATAATTTAGTATTGGGCACATGGGCACAGAAAGCATTCGGATGAAGGATGATGGAAGGGATGCGGGTGGATATAGTGAGCATGGAAAGGGGTGGAGAGAGGTCTGTCAACAGTTTTTCGTCAAAACCAATATGCGTATAGTGTAAGTACTAAGTGGAGTCATACTTTGGTAATGGGCGCCTCGAGGGGCAGCGATGTCAGCTTGGCCAAGCTGGTGCGTCGCAGTCCATCGGAGGCAATGGAGCGAACATCAAAGCTGCAGCGACGCACCGAATGCAGTGAGCCGCGTGGCGCCTCCTTTGGCTGCGGCAGTGTGGCAATAAAGTCCATACCGCCACCGGGTATATCAAAGTTGAAAATCAGATGTGTGGGAGCGCTGCAGTAtgaagagagacagagatataGACAGGTAGAACATTTTGTAATTGAGATGAATTTTCAGTGTTTCAGTGTTTGAGCTGCACTTACCTGCCAATGCAGGCCACAGGCACGACACGCACGTGCATGGGGATGCCCTCCTGGTTTTTGCGGCGCACCGTCAATATGCCATCAAACTCCTTAATGCTCTTGCCCTGCTCACTGATGGTGGACAGATCGGAGACAAAGATGTCCGCTAATGGCTTGCTAATTATTTCATCCTGCCAAATGCAAAGTGAATATCTCATTAGTTGTGCAccaaattgctgttgttgttgttgcaacttaCCAGCCGCATGTTGAGCAGACGTTCTGTGGCACGATTCGCGTACTGTATACGCAGCAAGTCGTCCGTGATGAGCACCACCTCCTTCAGCCGATGCAGTGCCGTATAGAGTGCCTAAAGAgggagagaatgagagagggagatagtgAGTGAGAGCGGCTTGCGGtttacatttacaatttgattaaaacgCCAGCAACGTTGCgccatttaattgaattaatacgTGCTGTTGGTTGCCTCGTTGCCTCGGTTGTTGGTTGCTTCGTTGCCTCGGGGCAGCCACCTGGGCAGAACGCGCATTAACTCGATTGCGTATTGCATTTACCTGTTGAGTGGACATGACATTATGGGGCCTTATGATTGAGTGCAGTATCTGCTTCAGTTCCACGCTGCACATGGCCAAGTTGGTTGTCTCGGCAATGCACTGCaacaatgaaaaaaacaaaatgcgtTTCAATATATCTTTTTACCCTGGGCTGGGCAATTAAAGTAAAAACTTACTCTATTAACGCCAGCGTCCAATAGAGCAATTAGCGCGTCATCCTTTTCAAAGAAACTGAGCGGGGCGGGGCGAGGCGGATGGGTGATGATGAGAAAACGTCGTTAAATACTGTCAAGGTGTCGCTCAGAGGTTAATTGTGCACTTACCTCTTCTTACAGACCGCAATTATTGTCGTTAAATGATGTCCATGTGTGTGACGTATTGTTCTGTCGAAGTAGACAAGAAGTTATATAGTGCAAAGTTAGTAACTGGCATTATAGTTCACCCAACActacgtatacgcaacattacgtatacgccacgtctctctctcactctctgtccTTCGCTCACCTTGCAATGTGCTCGGCATCGAGACCTTTTGTGGAGCGCGCATCAATTATAATTAGGTGATAGCACTGCGCTGTGGCATATGACTTTTGCAGAGTGTCGAGTGCCTCCTCCTTGGATTTAACCAGCGTTACGTCCAATTGATGGCGCTGACAGGCCAAGGTGACCACTTCGCAGATGCTATCCGATTTGTGAAAAACTAAAAGCGCCtgcaacgaacgaacgaacgaaccaATGAATGAATTGACACACGAATCGACATTAGTCAAATTGGACAGAAAAGCCATCAGTTGATGTCCCTTCCACATATATGTTATACTGAGTGAGATGTAGAAGGTGGCACGTGTCAGCTTACCTTAAGTTGAGGATTCGGTGGTAGCACGGTTGGATATTTCAAGTCCATGAGATTGCGCTGCAAAACAAGTCAAAAACAAGGTAAGTAAGGTAAGCAacagagtgagtgagtgagagcaGGTGAAACAACgtgtaaaatttaataaaaatctaCAGCGCTCTGGCTTTGCCATCAAAATAAGAGGGCTTAACTTCGGCTTCTGTCTGTGCCGTGTCAGTTTACGAGTGTATGAGGCTGTTCACTCTTTgctgtgcgtatgtgtgtgtgtgtcacatacaatgtgcgtgcgtgtgtttgtttgtgcgTCGCTCAAATgatgataaattaaaataaaattgcttgTGCCCCGACAGAAAATTGCTGGGGTGCCATTTGCCGTATTTGTGACTTGGCCTACAGATTTATTATGCTCGTATGAATAAATGCGATATGTGAAAATCGGGGATTtaatgcacacatacacacacacacaccgcacACCTTATTGGCTGCTGTGGATAATATACGGCTGCGTAAGCGTGATGTGTGTCAATTCGGTAATGGAAAAAACAAGCTGACGACATCAAAAGAAACCCCATAttcaaaaactatttataaccAAGCGTCTTTTccaattaccaaaaaaaaaaatcctaaTCGTTGATTTGAAAATCGATAATCGTAAAATAAGCATCACATACttatattaaacataaatcaaaattgccATTAGC of Drosophila nasuta strain 15112-1781.00 chromosome 3, ASM2355853v1, whole genome shotgun sequence contains these proteins:
- the LOC132788791 gene encoding high affinity cAMP-specific and IBMX-insensitive 3',5'-cyclic phosphodiesterase 8 isoform X3 produces the protein MGCSTSALHNSASTTAAPGVGVGVGIGGNGGGPNAPLPPLDANEKDGSLLFCIKLRRSRMRRCSCGAVTLQQQNGDGSTGSATCGDNIMCNQVLLNPQQTKNESDYEKLSTGKKDSIVTVAALGNFTHSVVRRATGTGSTGTSGTSSSGGGRPGHRKSSLALALTPEDEPMDVYTRNLMDLKYPTVLPPNPQLKALLVFHKSDSICEVVTLACQRHQLDVTLVKSKEEALDTLQKSYATAQCYHLIIIDARSTKGLDAEHIARTIRHTHGHHLTTIIAVCKKSFFEKDDALIALLDAGVNRCIAETTNLAMCSVELKQILHSIIRPHNVMSTQQALYTALHRLKEVVLITDDLLRIQYANRATERLLNMRLDEIISKPLADIFVSDLSTISEQGKSIKEFDGILTVRRKNQEGIPMHVRVVPVACIGSAPTHLIFNFDIPGGGMDFIATLPQPKEAPRGSLHSVRRCSFDVRSIASDGLRRTSLAKLTSLPLEAPITKIINLLSQVQENCSADEARLIDKVLEFLKREGLYSPQMKEIRTDDPIATDLIGALLTGPSVYSSRRSSNDSIIRTGNSTRTAIVPAKMKANPIVMELLEESLSWDFDIFKLEEITDNHPLLYLGMEMFRRFDVFATLNIDENVCKAWLAVIEAHYHKSNTYHNSTHAADVMQATGAFITQLTNREMVMDRMDEATALIAAAAHDVDHPGRSSAFLSNSNNPLAILYNDLTVLENHHAAITFKLTLGDDKINIFKNLDKETYKSARSTIIDMILATEMTRHFEHLAKFVSVFGSEVEPRELVQSEEETSILMRRMLIKVADVSNPARPMQYCIEWARRIAEEYFMQTDEEKQRHLPIVMPMFDRATCSIPKSQIGFIEYIIQDMMHAWDSFIDMPQLITCMQINYSQWKKYDEQGVNTLADIMAKQPPVGNKPSNSK
- the LOC132788791 gene encoding high affinity cAMP-specific and IBMX-insensitive 3',5'-cyclic phosphodiesterase 8 isoform X6, giving the protein MLCVSVCNMSLNVSKCCTGTSGTSSSGGGRPGHRKSSLALALTPEDEPMDVYTRNLMDLKYPTVLPPNPQLKALLVFHKSDSICEVVTLACQRHQLDVTLVKSKEEALDTLQKSYATAQCYHLIIIDARSTKGLDAEHIARTIRHTHGHHLTTIIAVCKKSFFEKDDALIALLDAGVNRCIAETTNLAMCSVELKQILHSIIRPHNVMSTQQALYTALHRLKEVVLITDDLLRIQYANRATERLLNMRLDEIISKPLADIFVSDLSTISEQGKSIKEFDGILTVRRKNQEGIPMHVRVVPVACIGSAPTHLIFNFDIPGGGMDFIATLPQPKEAPRGSLHSVRRCSFDVRSIASDGLRRTSLAKLTSLPLEAPITKIINLLSQVQENCSADEARLIDKVLEFLKREGLYSPQMKEIRTDDPIATDLIGALLTGPSVYSSRRSSNDSIIRTGNSTRTAIVPAKMKANPIVMELLEESLSWDFDIFKLEEITDNHPLLYLGMEMFRRFDVFATLNIDENVCKAWLAVIEAHYHKSNTYHNSTHAADVMQATGAFITQLTNREMVMDRMDEATALIAAAAHDVDHPGRSSAFLSNSNNPLAILYNDLTVLENHHAAITFKLTLGDDKINIFKNLDKETYKSARSTIIDMILATEMTRHFEHLAKFVSVFGSEVEPRELVQSEEETSILMRRMLIKVADVSNPARPMQYCIEWARRIAEEYFMQTDEEKQRHLPIVMPMFDRATCSIPKSQIGFIEYIIQDMMHAWDSFIDMPQLITCMQINYSQWKKYDEQGVNTLADIMAKQPPVGNKPSNSK
- the LOC132788791 gene encoding high affinity cAMP-specific and IBMX-insensitive 3',5'-cyclic phosphodiesterase 8 isoform X5 yields the protein MIISSPSQPANLSGTGTTSSTSPLSEESVESDCNCAGAATAAGVGTGTGTTALMMGRAARQMQTPVMEAATSTTSSATATTPTTAAAAAITTTITSRASLTRPASESELLVGTGTSGTSSSGGGRPGHRKSSLALALTPEDEPMDVYTRNLMDLKYPTVLPPNPQLKALLVFHKSDSICEVVTLACQRHQLDVTLVKSKEEALDTLQKSYATAQCYHLIIIDARSTKGLDAEHIARTIRHTHGHHLTTIIAVCKKSFFEKDDALIALLDAGVNRCIAETTNLAMCSVELKQILHSIIRPHNVMSTQQALYTALHRLKEVVLITDDLLRIQYANRATERLLNMRLDEIISKPLADIFVSDLSTISEQGKSIKEFDGILTVRRKNQEGIPMHVRVVPVACIGSAPTHLIFNFDIPGGGMDFIATLPQPKEAPRGSLHSVRRCSFDVRSIASDGLRRTSLAKLTSLPLEAPITKIINLLSQVQENCSADEARLIDKVLEFLKREGLYSPQMKEIRTDDPIATDLIGALLTGPSVYSSRRSSNDSIIRTGNSTRTAIVPAKMKANPIVMELLEESLSWDFDIFKLEEITDNHPLLYLGMEMFRRFDVFATLNIDENVCKAWLAVIEAHYHKSNTYHNSTHAADVMQATGAFITQLTNREMVMDRMDEATALIAAAAHDVDHPGRSSAFLSNSNNPLAILYNDLTVLENHHAAITFKLTLGDDKINIFKNLDKETYKSARSTIIDMILATEMTRHFEHLAKFVSVFGSEVEPRELVQSEEETSILMRRMLIKVADVSNPARPMQYCIEWARRIAEEYFMQTDEEKQRHLPIVMPMFDRATCSIPKSQIGFIEYIIQDMMHAWDSFIDMPQLITCMQINYSQWKKYDEQGVNTLADIMAKQPPVGNKPSNSK